One window from the genome of Bacillus kexueae encodes:
- a CDS encoding methyl-accepting chemotaxis protein, which produces MVADTNEQKNHILHTNDTIVQMRTALQLIASSLDNTVDATQHIRNLSTKGRERMSEATVQMNKINEKQTHSLQLIQELGTTSKEIHKVVTFISEISEQTNLLALNAAIEAARAGEKGKGFAVVSQEVRNLAVQARQSAKNIEELIKTIFEKMDLVMKAMNDSTNEVVYGKSILAKTGDSFYEIIEEITNISGRVESISASTEELSSSSDEVVHSVDEVHQISERNFQKITHLSNFIQQQSDSANKLNDSTYRLFTLSEKMDELISQIFHKN; this is translated from the coding sequence ATGGTCGCGGATACAAATGAACAGAAAAATCATATCCTTCATACAAACGATACGATTGTCCAAATGAGAACCGCTCTACAATTGATTGCTTCATCTTTAGATAACACGGTCGATGCAACTCAACATATTCGTAATCTTTCAACAAAGGGTCGTGAAAGAATGAGTGAGGCGACCGTCCAAATGAATAAAATCAACGAAAAGCAAACGCATTCTCTCCAATTAATTCAAGAACTCGGCACAACATCGAAAGAGATTCATAAAGTTGTTACATTTATTTCGGAAATATCTGAACAAACAAATTTGCTAGCGCTAAATGCTGCCATTGAAGCGGCAAGAGCTGGAGAAAAAGGAAAAGGATTTGCCGTTGTTTCTCAGGAAGTTAGAAATCTAGCAGTTCAAGCACGTCAGTCTGCTAAAAATATTGAAGAGCTCATTAAAACAATTTTTGAAAAAATGGACCTTGTCATGAAAGCGATGAATGATAGCACAAATGAAGTCGTTTATGGTAAAAGCATTTTAGCAAAGACAGGAGATTCCTTTTACGAAATTATTGAAGAGATCACAAATATTTCGGGTCGAGTTGAATCGATTTCGGCTTCTACGGAGGAATTATCCTCAAGTAGTGATGAGGTCGTTCATTCAGTGGATGAAGTTCATCAAATCTCAGAGCGGAATTTTCAAAAAATCACACATTTATCAAACTTTATACAACAACAGTCAGATTCTGCGAATAAATTAAATGACTCAACGTATAGGCTATTTACTCTTTCTGAAAAAATGGATGAACTCATTTCCCAAATTTTCCACAAAAATTGA